In Actinomycetota bacterium, one genomic interval encodes:
- a CDS encoding 50S ribosomal protein L11 methyltransferase codes for MDWLKVDIKTTPEAVEALNEILLALSPSGFVIGDEEEDVTATVFLAGSISPESARAVLGHALDNARAAGLNVRPATIDFSFINDEDWVDNYRKFFHVIRIGKLAIKPSWEEVDLNPGEVAVELDPGLAFGTGAHPTTAGCLRFIQETIAGGEVVFDLGTGSGILAIAAAALGASRVIAIDDDAEAIEVAGDNARKNGVGSRIRFIISDFSDIEPTEVDILVANLTAPLIIRLSPEFAQRLVGLKTVISSGITRSQLADVVAALDDNGYRVEKTFEEGDWVSVVSRRV; via the coding sequence ATGGATTGGCTCAAAGTCGACATAAAGACGACCCCGGAGGCCGTAGAGGCCCTCAATGAGATCCTGCTCGCCCTAAGCCCCTCCGGTTTTGTAATCGGCGACGAGGAAGAAGACGTAACCGCGACCGTCTTTCTCGCGGGCTCCATATCACCGGAGAGCGCACGGGCCGTGCTCGGGCACGCGCTGGATAACGCGCGCGCAGCGGGTTTAAACGTAAGGCCGGCGACTATCGACTTCTCCTTCATCAACGATGAGGATTGGGTCGATAATTACCGGAAATTCTTTCACGTCATCCGAATCGGCAAACTCGCCATCAAGCCCTCGTGGGAGGAGGTCGACCTCAATCCGGGTGAGGTGGCGGTCGAACTCGACCCGGGTCTCGCGTTCGGAACCGGCGCCCATCCGACGACCGCCGGGTGCCTCCGCTTTATCCAGGAGACCATAGCAGGCGGCGAGGTCGTCTTCGACCTAGGAACCGGCTCCGGTATTCTCGCGATTGCCGCCGCCGCGCTCGGCGCGTCCCGCGTCATAGCCATCGACGACGACGCCGAAGCTATCGAGGTGGCCGGGGACAACGCGCGCAAAAACGGCGTAGGCTCGCGCATACGTTTTATCATCTCCGACTTCTCCGATATCGAGCCGACGGAAGTCGATATCCTGGTCGCTAACCTCACCGCGCCGCTTATTATACGGTTGTCGCCGGAGTTCGCGCAAAGGCTGGTCGGCCTCAAAACGGTGATATCCTCGGGTATTACACGCTCGCAGTTGGCCGATGTGGTAGCCGCGCTCGATGACAACGGCTACCGGGTCGAAAAGACCTTCGAGGAAGGCGACTGGGTGAGCGTGGTGAGCCGGCGTGTCTAA
- a CDS encoding 16S rRNA (uracil(1498)-N(3))-methyltransferase, which translates to MSKARFFITEKAGESVTITGPDVKHIKDVLRLGAGAVIEVVDSTPSLCEVEVEHVSRDAVTGRVLARHEPVMTAPQVYLFQGLPKAGKIDVVVRQATELGVAGVTPVLTERVVVEFESGKAEKKSIRRQKIAEEAAKQSHRLLVPKVGAPLDWESALRELAGFDQVVVFWEGERDRLLSEVLKPEAARIALVVGPEGGLSEREIVDLKALGAGVASMGEYTLRTETAGPIAVALTLYEYARTRRDRRKP; encoded by the coding sequence GTGTCTAAGGCGCGTTTCTTTATTACTGAAAAAGCGGGCGAGAGCGTCACTATTACCGGGCCCGACGTAAAACACATCAAGGATGTTTTGCGCCTCGGCGCGGGCGCTGTGATAGAGGTCGTCGATAGCACGCCCTCGCTCTGCGAGGTCGAGGTAGAGCATGTCTCGCGCGACGCGGTCACCGGCAGAGTTCTCGCCCGGCATGAGCCGGTAATGACTGCGCCGCAAGTATATCTCTTTCAAGGGCTGCCGAAAGCGGGAAAAATCGATGTCGTCGTGAGGCAGGCGACCGAGCTAGGCGTGGCGGGCGTGACCCCCGTACTCACCGAGCGCGTAGTCGTTGAATTCGAGTCCGGCAAGGCCGAGAAAAAGAGTATCCGCCGGCAAAAGATAGCCGAAGAGGCCGCCAAACAGTCCCATCGCCTATTAGTGCCAAAGGTCGGCGCACCGCTCGACTGGGAGAGCGCCCTGCGGGAGCTGGCCGGTTTCGACCAGGTCGTGGTCTTCTGGGAAGGGGAGCGCGACAGGCTCTTGTCCGAGGTGCTGAAACCGGAAGCCGCGCGCATCGCGCTCGTCGTCGGCCCGGAGGGGGGCCTATCCGAGCGCGAGATAGTCGACCTGAAAGCGCTCGGCGCCGGCGTCGCGTCGATGGGCGAATATACTTTGCGTACCGAGACCGCGGGGCCCATCGCGGTCGCGTTGACCCTGTATGAGTACGCCCGCACCCGCCGGGATAGGCGAAAACCATGA
- the mtaB gene encoding tRNA (N(6)-L-threonylcarbamoyladenosine(37)-C(2))-methylthiotransferase MtaB, producing the protein MNAQNKIAFAIHTLGCKVNQYESERIAAELGAFGWEMVAFSSRADVYIINSCTVTAVAGHKSRQLIRRAARNNPGARVVVTGCYADSDRAVIEAIEGVSLVLGNDDKDRLPLLVARELGVVEPSTRATGESAPSPVPHTRALVKIQDGCDQYCSYCVVPHVRGELWSRPEAEIIDEVARLAREGAPEIVLTGIHLGLYGAGRDTGLAQLLAALVEIDGLGRIRLSSIELREVTPELVEPIATSPKLCKHLHIPLQHGSDAVLAAMNRQYSAEEFAERAYYLTSSIDDIALTTDVIVGFPGETDADFERTMDIVGSIGFSRLHVFKFSPRKGTAAAGLGGRIPKDVKEKRSAALIALGEDLAARFASRYIGKELIVSIERRQGAYLSGMSDNYIRVMCAGPDELMGKLARVRVERREDATLYGRVVGPR; encoded by the coding sequence ATGAACGCTCAAAACAAAATCGCGTTTGCAATCCACACGCTGGGATGCAAGGTAAACCAGTATGAAAGCGAGCGGATTGCCGCCGAACTCGGTGCTTTCGGTTGGGAGATGGTCGCTTTTTCGAGCCGCGCGGATGTCTATATCATCAACAGCTGTACCGTCACGGCGGTCGCCGGGCACAAGTCTCGCCAATTAATAAGGCGTGCCGCGCGCAATAATCCCGGCGCGCGCGTCGTCGTGACCGGCTGCTACGCCGATTCCGACCGCGCCGTGATAGAGGCGATCGAGGGCGTAAGCCTTGTCCTTGGAAACGATGACAAAGACCGCCTGCCGCTACTGGTTGCGCGAGAACTCGGCGTCGTCGAGCCGAGTACGCGCGCCACCGGCGAGTCCGCGCCAAGCCCTGTGCCGCACACGCGCGCCCTGGTCAAGATACAAGACGGCTGCGACCAATATTGCAGTTATTGCGTCGTGCCGCACGTGCGCGGCGAACTCTGGAGCAGGCCCGAAGCCGAGATAATCGACGAGGTCGCGCGGCTGGCGCGCGAGGGGGCCCCCGAGATAGTTTTGACCGGCATTCACCTGGGGCTCTATGGGGCGGGCCGCGACACCGGCCTCGCGCAGTTGCTCGCCGCGCTCGTTGAAATCGACGGATTGGGTAGGATTCGCCTAAGCTCGATAGAGCTTCGTGAGGTGACACCCGAGTTGGTCGAGCCAATCGCGACCTCCCCGAAGCTCTGCAAGCACCTCCATATCCCGCTCCAGCACGGCAGCGACGCCGTGCTCGCCGCGATGAACCGGCAATATAGCGCGGAAGAGTTCGCGGAGCGCGCCTATTACCTGACGTCGTCCATCGACGACATCGCGCTCACGACCGACGTTATCGTCGGGTTTCCCGGCGAGACCGACGCCGATTTCGAGCGGACCATGGATATCGTCGGCAGTATCGGTTTCAGCCGGCTCCATGTCTTTAAGTTTTCTCCCAGGAAAGGGACGGCGGCGGCAGGTCTCGGCGGCCGGATACCGAAAGATGTAAAAGAGAAGCGCTCGGCGGCGCTCATCGCGCTCGGCGAGGATTTGGCGGCGCGGTTTGCCTCCCGCTATATAGGGAAAGAACTGATTGTTTCCATAGAGCGCCGGCAAGGTGCGTATCTCTCCGGGATGAGCGACAACTACATCCGTGTGATGTGCGCCGGGCCCGATGAGCTTATGGGAAAACTCGCGCGAGTGCGCGTCGAGCGGCGAGAAGACGCGACTCTTTATGGAAGAGTCGTGGGGCCAAGGTAA
- a CDS encoding histidine triad nucleotide-binding protein, which translates to MDQDCLFCKIIAGKIPATVVYEDDDVVAFKDISPQAPVHILVVPRVHIERLSDATEADVNLLGKVVLAGNRVASLAGVAESGYRLIANTGPDGGQEVFHIHFHVLGGKALGRMVPSR; encoded by the coding sequence ATGGATCAAGATTGCTTGTTCTGCAAGATAATCGCGGGCAAGATTCCGGCGACTGTTGTCTATGAGGACGATGATGTAGTGGCGTTTAAGGATATAAGCCCCCAGGCGCCCGTCCATATCCTGGTCGTGCCAAGGGTTCATATCGAGCGGCTTTCCGACGCGACCGAGGCCGACGTCAACCTGCTCGGCAAAGTAGTTCTCGCCGGAAACCGGGTGGCCTCGCTGGCCGGCGTGGCCGAGAGCGGCTATCGTCTCATCGCAAACACCGGGCCCGATGGCGGCCAGGAGGTATTCCACATCCACTTTCATGTCTTAGGCGGCAAGGCGCTCGGACGAATGGTGCCGTCGAGATAG
- a CDS encoding PhoH family protein: MKSLRNLGYGIIFSPKGVKEPKLADIVEIKVVVPGDISMVDLLGHHDQLLKIIEGKFQSTILVRGNEIMIKGDAVEVDDVATIFKEMLNIVSHGQQLTPQKVEHTIDITVDGNRITPSSIYSDVIVTHRRKVIGPKTAGQKEYIDAIRNHTATFAIGPAGTGKTYLAMAMAVRALKDKTVGRIILTRPAVEAGEKLGFLPGDLQQKVDPYLRPLFDALYDMIDAEHFRHLLDQGTIEIAPLAYMRGRTLNDSFIILDEAQNTSQEQMKMFLTRLGFGSRMVVTGDSTQIDLPSGQHSGLLIIENILRGLDDIAFVHLTSRDVVRHKLVQKIVEAYKRHDEERGSKRQL, encoded by the coding sequence ATGAAGTCGTTGCGGAACCTGGGATATGGTATAATTTTCTCACCTAAAGGAGTGAAAGAGCCGAAATTGGCGGATATCGTGGAAATCAAAGTCGTGGTGCCGGGCGACATATCGATGGTCGATTTGTTGGGCCACCATGATCAATTATTAAAAATAATCGAGGGCAAGTTTCAAAGCACCATCCTGGTCAGAGGCAACGAAATAATGATCAAGGGCGACGCTGTGGAAGTAGACGACGTAGCGACTATCTTTAAGGAAATGTTGAACATCGTGTCGCATGGTCAACAATTGACCCCGCAAAAAGTGGAGCACACCATCGACATCACCGTCGACGGCAACCGCATTACACCTTCGAGCATCTATTCCGACGTCATTGTAACGCATCGCAGAAAAGTAATCGGACCGAAGACCGCGGGGCAAAAGGAGTATATCGACGCGATCCGCAACCACACAGCGACCTTTGCGATAGGCCCAGCGGGGACCGGCAAGACCTATCTGGCGATGGCGATGGCGGTGCGCGCGCTCAAGGACAAGACGGTGGGAAGGATTATTTTGACCCGCCCGGCCGTTGAGGCAGGGGAGAAGCTCGGATTTCTCCCCGGCGACTTACAGCAAAAAGTCGACCCGTATCTGCGCCCGCTCTTCGACGCGCTCTACGACATGATCGACGCCGAGCACTTCCGGCACTTACTCGACCAGGGCACGATTGAGATAGCGCCGCTCGCTTACATGAGGGGCCGCACGCTCAACGACTCCTTTATAATATTGGACGAAGCCCAAAATACCTCGCAAGAGCAGATGAAGATGTTTTTGACGAGGCTCGGGTTCGGCTCCCGCATGGTAGTCACCGGTGACAGTACCCAGATAGACCTGCCCAGCGGGCAGCACTCCGGCTTGCTCATCATCGAGAACATATTGAGAGGGCTTGACGATATCGCGTTCGTCCATTTGACCTCGCGCGATGTAGTTCGCCACAAGCTCGTCCAGAAGATAGTCGAAGCCTACAAGCGCCATGATGAGGAGAGAGGTTCGAAGAGACAGCTATGA
- a CDS encoding HDIG domain-containing protein, which translates to MTPNFGLDKIKDMPVIVDWKGKSLRRSLLALLLFTVILAILVVDFIPDRLTGLQVGKPSPETVKATRDIEFVDFERTAVLRNEASSHVEKVYNRDWSVEPQVIDSVHKFFGLVRQVRSNEVLTADAKLDLLVKEVDASFDKSVLKAVLRMPDTELNSTEALVVSNINRVYSYKITSENIGERRIDFAEMARSLTRDPGKNALIAEIGAYYFKPNYFYDAQGTEKLKREAASGISSVLVNKQKGETIIREGEIVSSLQVKILKELGLLKRGIDLARIGGLALFAVVSFIAFGLYLLNYQPKIHRSNRLIGVLALIFIATILIAKFVGPYYAYFLIPIGAAAMLTALLFNIETAIIMVLSLSLYSGLIGGQNYQYTLYGVLTGLFAIYAIYNIRHRTDLAIAGAWVTLASTILAITTTLLSGAGLVEIMKNLGWGLLGGISMAVLTIGTLPFLEKVFGITTDIKLVELSYANQPLLRELMMKAPGTYNHSIMAGNLAENAAEEIGANPLLARVGAYYHDIGKIKRPLFFVENQIGCENPHDHTNPSLSCLIITSHVKEGIDLGKKYHLPPEILDIINEHHGTSIVAYFYHKAKESVVKETINEENYRYSGQRPKSKEAALVMLADSVEAAARTIAKPTPGRIEQLIKRIVQSKLDDGQLNESNLTLNDIEKIIRSFTQLLTSLYHTRVEYPTVPVPQARSLAAHGDSNK; encoded by the coding sequence ATGACTCCGAACTTTGGCCTCGATAAAATCAAAGACATGCCTGTAATAGTGGACTGGAAGGGCAAGAGCCTGCGCCGGTCGCTTCTAGCTTTGCTCCTATTTACCGTGATTTTGGCGATTCTAGTCGTCGATTTTATTCCGGATAGGCTGACCGGTCTGCAGGTTGGTAAGCCAAGCCCCGAAACGGTTAAGGCGACGCGCGACATCGAGTTCGTCGATTTCGAGAGGACCGCGGTCTTGCGAAACGAGGCGTCGTCGCATGTCGAAAAGGTCTACAATCGTGATTGGAGCGTCGAGCCGCAGGTAATCGACTCGGTTCATAAATTTTTCGGTCTTGTAAGGCAGGTGCGCTCAAACGAAGTGCTGACCGCCGACGCTAAGCTGGATTTGCTCGTCAAAGAGGTCGACGCAAGCTTTGACAAGAGCGTGCTCAAGGCGGTGCTCCGGATGCCCGACACAGAGCTTAATTCGACCGAAGCGCTCGTGGTAAGCAATATCAATCGTGTCTACAGCTACAAGATAACCTCCGAAAACATCGGCGAGAGAAGGATAGACTTTGCCGAGATGGCGCGGAGCCTGACCAGGGACCCCGGCAAGAACGCGCTCATCGCCGAGATCGGCGCGTATTACTTCAAACCGAACTACTTCTACGACGCGCAGGGAACCGAGAAGCTTAAGAGAGAAGCGGCGTCCGGTATCTCTTCGGTTCTCGTTAACAAACAAAAAGGAGAGACCATCATCCGCGAGGGCGAGATAGTCTCAAGTTTGCAGGTCAAGATATTGAAAGAACTAGGCCTGCTGAAGAGGGGTATCGACCTGGCCCGTATCGGCGGCCTGGCGCTCTTCGCGGTAGTCTCGTTTATCGCGTTCGGCCTCTATCTACTTAACTACCAGCCAAAGATACACCGAAGCAACCGGCTGATAGGAGTGCTCGCGCTTATCTTCATTGCGACGATTCTAATAGCGAAATTCGTCGGTCCTTACTATGCATATTTCCTTATTCCTATCGGCGCGGCGGCGATGCTGACCGCGCTTCTCTTTAATATCGAGACGGCCATCATCATGGTCTTGAGTCTGAGCCTTTATTCCGGTCTTATCGGCGGGCAGAACTACCAATATACGCTATACGGCGTCCTGACCGGGCTTTTCGCGATATATGCCATCTATAATATCCGGCATCGCACGGATTTGGCTATAGCCGGGGCGTGGGTTACGCTCGCCTCGACCATCCTAGCTATAACCACAACGCTTTTGAGCGGGGCCGGGCTGGTCGAGATAATGAAAAACCTCGGCTGGGGATTGCTCGGCGGTATTTCAATGGCGGTGTTGACCATCGGGACTCTGCCGTTCTTGGAGAAGGTCTTTGGAATCACGACCGACATCAAGCTCGTCGAGCTTTCCTACGCCAACCAGCCGCTCTTGCGCGAACTCATGATGAAGGCGCCGGGAACGTATAACCACAGCATCATGGCGGGGAACCTCGCCGAAAACGCCGCCGAGGAAATCGGCGCGAACCCGCTCCTGGCAAGAGTCGGCGCATACTACCACGATATCGGAAAGATAAAACGGCCGCTCTTCTTTGTCGAGAACCAGATAGGGTGCGAAAACCCACACGACCACACCAATCCGAGCCTCAGTTGCCTGATAATCACCTCCCACGTCAAGGAAGGTATCGACCTGGGGAAGAAATATCACCTGCCGCCGGAGATACTCGATATAATAAACGAGCATCACGGGACGAGCATCGTGGCGTATTTCTATCACAAAGCAAAAGAGAGTGTCGTCAAAGAGACCATCAATGAAGAGAATTACCGGTATTCGGGGCAGCGCCCGAAATCGAAAGAGGCGGCGCTCGTCATGCTGGCCGACTCGGTCGAGGCCGCTGCGCGCACTATCGCTAAGCCGACGCCCGGACGTATCGAGCAGCTCATCAAGAGGATAGTCCAGAGCAAGCTCGACGATGGACAGCTAAACGAGAGCAATCTGACTCTTAACGATATCGAAAAGATAATCAGAAGCTTCACCCAGTTGTTGACAAGCCTATATCATACGAGGGTCGAGTACCCGACGGTACCCGTACCGCAAGCTAGGAGCCTCGCGGCGCATGGTGATTCGAATAAGTAA
- the ybeY gene encoding rRNA maturation RNase YbeY, with amino-acid sequence MVIRISNERELAVDEESLVELAGYVLAAERVEEDAELSIALVGEETMLDLNANYRGKDYPTDVLSFEAGGDMPTAENLPRLLGDVVICPSVAEKQALEFDQTLNQELSLLLVHGILHLLGYDHDDDEDAECMEARERLILTSFSDGVSPDELAKGGFER; translated from the coding sequence ATGGTGATTCGAATAAGTAATGAGCGGGAATTAGCGGTGGACGAAGAGTCATTGGTCGAGCTTGCCGGTTATGTTCTAGCCGCGGAGCGTGTCGAAGAGGACGCGGAACTGAGCATAGCGCTAGTCGGTGAAGAGACCATGCTCGACTTGAACGCGAATTATCGCGGCAAGGATTACCCCACCGACGTCTTATCCTTCGAAGCGGGCGGCGACATGCCGACCGCCGAGAACCTCCCGCGACTACTGGGCGATGTCGTCATCTGCCCGTCCGTCGCCGAGAAGCAAGCGCTCGAATTCGACCAGACCCTAAACCAAGAACTCTCGCTCCTCTTAGTCCACGGCATTCTCCATCTCCTCGGTTACGACCACGACGATGATGAGGACGCCGAGTGCATGGAGGCTCGCGAGCGCCTGATACTCACCTCTTTCTCAGACGGAGTAAGCCCCGATGAACTAGCGAAGGGGGGTTTTGAGCGTTAA
- a CDS encoding diacylglycerol kinase: protein MKSKSLLKSFNYAIDGLIYVLRTQRNMRIHFAAAAAALTLGLFLKIESWAFVALIFAVSLVVVAELVNTAIESTIDLVTTTFDPVAQIAKDVAAGAVLLASINAVLVAYFIFFSRVNPLALGLLERIRQSPAHLTVISLLIVAILVVSAKAWVGGGSFLRGGWPSGHSALAAALFTAIAFISQSPLVATLGLGLALLVFHSRFDAGVHTMLEIVSGATLGILVTVLIFQVFYTW from the coding sequence ATGAAAAGCAAGTCGTTGCTGAAAAGCTTCAATTACGCAATCGATGGCCTGATCTATGTATTGCGCACCCAGCGCAATATGCGCATCCATTTTGCGGCCGCGGCCGCGGCGCTCACACTCGGCCTCTTCTTAAAGATAGAGTCCTGGGCTTTTGTCGCTTTGATCTTTGCGGTATCGCTGGTAGTCGTCGCCGAACTCGTAAACACGGCTATCGAATCGACCATCGACCTCGTCACGACAACCTTCGACCCGGTGGCGCAGATAGCAAAGGATGTAGCAGCCGGCGCCGTCCTTCTGGCGAGCATCAACGCCGTCCTGGTGGCATACTTCATATTCTTTTCGCGGGTCAACCCGCTGGCGCTGGGCTTGCTTGAGCGGATTCGCCAATCGCCGGCGCACCTCACCGTCATTTCGCTCTTAATCGTGGCGATATTGGTCGTTTCGGCCAAAGCATGGGTGGGCGGGGGAAGTTTTTTGCGGGGCGGGTGGCCGAGCGGACACAGCGCCCTGGCGGCCGCGCTCTTTACCGCGATAGCCTTTATAAGCCAATCGCCGCTCGTCGCCACGCTCGGTTTGGGCCTGGCGCTGCTCGTCTTTCACAGCAGGTTCGATGCGGGCGTCCACACTATGCTCGAGATAGTCTCCGGCGCGACACTCGGCATTCTCGTGACCGTTCTTATCTTTCAGGTATTCTATACTTGGTAA
- a CDS encoding HlyC/CorC family transporter → MPDWLYAILIIILVGLSAGLTAVESAISSMSRIRLRYLVELEAPGADALESLMSHPSRLMTAIILLDNSANIAAVSIATLLVSRYLDGFVVVVSTVSMLFVILVFGEIIPKTFGARRTEYLSLRAAIALNVLSKALGPIARMFTSVANIFIRIFGGRPIKELPVASEEEITGTVGAGEEEGAIEEEELIHSIFEFGDTIVREVMVPRMDMVTVGADAPIEEVLSLVIKEGHSRIPVYEETVDNIIGIIYAKDLLVLMHKGKIDVPIKRQMRPAYYVPELKKVDDLMRELQKKRLHMAIVVDEHGGTAGLVTIEDLLEEIVGEIFDEYDLEETLIEFVDNHLVRMDARVHIDEANELLGATFSRADIDTIGGFVYSLIGRTPNAGEEVRFEGFVFKVEKVIGRRISKILISREEPEEETENPEVG, encoded by the coding sequence TTGCCGGATTGGTTATACGCGATACTTATCATAATTCTAGTCGGTTTGTCGGCCGGCTTAACGGCGGTCGAGAGCGCGATATCGTCTATGAGCCGGATTCGGCTTAGATATCTTGTCGAGCTGGAGGCCCCGGGCGCCGACGCGCTCGAGTCGCTGATGTCGCACCCCAGCCGTCTGATGACCGCAATAATATTATTGGATAACAGCGCCAACATCGCCGCGGTCTCTATCGCGACGTTGCTGGTGAGCAGATATCTGGATGGTTTTGTCGTGGTCGTCTCGACCGTTTCGATGCTCTTTGTGATTCTGGTCTTCGGCGAGATAATACCGAAGACCTTTGGAGCCCGGCGCACGGAGTATCTCTCGTTGCGCGCGGCAATCGCCCTAAACGTGCTCTCGAAAGCGCTCGGCCCTATTGCCCGGATGTTCACGTCTGTGGCGAATATCTTCATCCGCATCTTCGGCGGTCGGCCAATCAAAGAGCTTCCCGTAGCAAGCGAGGAGGAGATAACAGGCACGGTCGGCGCCGGCGAGGAGGAAGGCGCCATCGAAGAGGAAGAGCTGATTCACAGCATCTTCGAGTTTGGAGACACGATAGTGCGCGAGGTAATGGTGCCTCGGATGGATATGGTGACCGTCGGCGCGGACGCGCCCATCGAGGAGGTCCTCTCGCTGGTCATCAAAGAAGGGCACTCCAGAATACCGGTCTACGAGGAGACGGTCGACAACATAATAGGGATAATCTACGCCAAAGACCTCCTTGTGCTGATGCACAAAGGCAAGATAGACGTCCCTATCAAGCGGCAGATGCGCCCGGCCTACTATGTCCCCGAGCTGAAAAAGGTCGACGACCTCATGCGTGAGCTGCAGAAGAAACGTTTGCATATGGCCATCGTCGTCGATGAGCACGGCGGCACCGCGGGCCTTGTCACCATCGAAGACCTGCTCGAAGAGATTGTCGGCGAGATATTCGACGAGTACGACCTCGAAGAGACGCTCATCGAGTTTGTCGATAATCACTTGGTGCGGATGGATGCCCGCGTTCATATCGACGAGGCGAACGAACTGCTGGGCGCGACTTTCTCGCGCGCCGATATCGACACTATCGGCGGGTTTGTCTACTCGCTTATCGGGCGCACCCCGAACGCGGGAGAAGAGGTACGTTTCGAGGGGTTCGTATTCAAGGTCGAGAAGGTTATCGGTCGCAGGATATCGAAGATTTTAATAAGCCGCGAAGAACCGGAAGAAGAAACGGAGAACCCGGAAGTCGGATAA
- a CDS encoding cytidine deaminase: MDEVELIRAASEARQEAYAPYSGFRVGAAVICDDGRIFTGANVENAVYGLSICAERVAIAKAVSEGCRRFEALAVIADGPTPCPLCGTCRQFLAEFGAESLVIMANTKGETKKALIKELLPYAFTNERLFGEKG, encoded by the coding sequence ATGGACGAAGTAGAGCTGATACGAGCGGCGTCCGAGGCCCGGCAAGAGGCCTACGCGCCGTACTCGGGCTTTAGAGTAGGCGCGGCCGTTATCTGCGATGACGGGCGTATTTTCACCGGGGCCAATGTCGAGAACGCCGTCTACGGCCTCTCTATCTGCGCCGAGCGCGTCGCGATCGCTAAAGCGGTCTCCGAGGGCTGCCGACGGTTCGAGGCCCTCGCGGTCATCGCCGACGGCCCGACGCCTTGCCCGCTTTGCGGTACTTGCAGGCAGTTTCTCGCCGAGTTCGGCGCCGAATCGCTGGTCATCATGGCAAACACGAAGGGCGAGACAAAGAAAGCGCTCATTAAAGAGTTGCTACCCTATGCCTTTACCAACGAGCGGTTGTTTGGAGAAAAAGGATAA
- a CDS encoding GNAT family N-acetyltransferase — MDYELARLTEFDTDLIRELTMMEAEAFGDGGLNHWTFPVFIKHGAVYVLKKDGAICGIADIIRDWRDPGLVFIVGFLVRKELRGRRLGSRFLGGLLTALEHDGARVVRLTVGDKNSRALELYKRAGFKNIAELPDEYGPGTDRILLELGLEG, encoded by the coding sequence ATGGATTATGAATTGGCGCGCTTGACGGAATTCGATACCGATCTGATACGGGAGCTGACCATGATGGAGGCGGAAGCCTTTGGTGACGGCGGCTTGAATCATTGGACCTTTCCGGTCTTTATCAAACACGGCGCGGTATACGTATTAAAAAAGGATGGCGCAATCTGCGGGATTGCGGATATCATAAGGGATTGGCGCGACCCGGGACTCGTTTTCATCGTCGGTTTTCTTGTGAGAAAAGAACTTAGAGGAAGGCGCCTAGGGTCGAGGTTTTTGGGTGGGCTGCTCACGGCGCTCGAGCACGACGGCGCTAGAGTAGTGCGGCTCACCGTTGGAGACAAGAACAGTCGGGCATTGGAACTCTACAAGAGAGCGGGTTTTAAAAACATCGCGGAGTTACCGGACGAGTATGGCCCCGGAACAGACCGGATTCTCCTCGAGCTTGGATTGGAAGGGTGA